Proteins from a genomic interval of Synergistaceae bacterium:
- a CDS encoding glycosyltransferase family 4 protein, giving the protein MSNERKPVFCTLYNITNEHLTKEPGLIPYGLYKYEGYDAFVATYINDDYPNLKYLPGLRIEEVPKISGDWVKDSCAWLRKNARRINVLNIYHWGFTIYKKHTFIYKLLNPFGKVYLKFDGAYMPGPGPNLLHPRLQFRLLNKCVSSELKCYIDELSRRWGKKFMHVPNPLSPHEIRDFKNFSQRSNTIFTVGRLGTYQKNTEPLLEAFARISAQIPNWTLKLAGRIAENLNIADDFYAKYPELRERVIFVGEIRDREQLINFYRDAKIFAFPSHWETFGIALSEAMSHGCFPVVSNIPSSKELTGDFKFGLGSEVDDVDGLAQNLLYACTHEDEIEKLAREGRESI; this is encoded by the coding sequence TTGAGTAACGAAAGAAAGCCGGTATTCTGTACACTTTATAATATTACGAATGAGCATTTAACAAAGGAACCCGGATTAATTCCCTACGGCCTATACAAATATGAGGGCTATGATGCTTTTGTTGCAACGTATATTAATGACGATTACCCAAATTTAAAATATTTGCCGGGACTCAGAATCGAGGAAGTTCCAAAAATTTCCGGCGATTGGGTAAAAGATTCGTGCGCTTGGCTCCGTAAGAATGCCCGCCGAATAAATGTCCTGAATATTTATCACTGGGGCTTCACTATATATAAGAAACATACATTCATATACAAATTATTAAACCCGTTCGGAAAAGTATATCTCAAATTTGACGGTGCTTATATGCCCGGTCCCGGCCCTAATTTACTTCATCCGAGATTACAATTTAGGCTGCTTAATAAATGCGTGAGTTCAGAGCTTAAATGCTATATTGACGAACTATCACGAAGATGGGGAAAAAAATTTATGCACGTGCCTAATCCATTAAGCCCCCATGAAATAAGAGACTTCAAAAATTTTTCACAGCGTTCGAATACAATATTCACTGTGGGCAGGCTTGGTACTTATCAAAAAAATACTGAGCCGTTACTTGAGGCATTCGCAAGAATCAGCGCGCAAATTCCAAATTGGACTCTAAAACTTGCAGGCAGAATCGCAGAAAATTTGAACATTGCCGACGATTTTTACGCGAAATATCCGGAGTTAAGAGAACGCGTTATTTTTGTAGGTGAGATCAGAGACCGTGAACAATTAATAAATTTCTACAGGGATGCGAAAATTTTTGCTTTCCCGTCACATTGGGAAACATTTGGTATAGCATTAAGTGAGGCAATGTCGCATGGGTGTTTCCCTGTTGTTAGCAATATTCCATCGAGCAAAGAACTAACCGGAGATTTCAAATTTGGGCTCGGCAGTGAGGTTGATGATGTAGACGGGCTCGCGCAAAATCTTTTATACGCCTGCACCCATGAAGATGAAATAGAAAAATTAGCCCGCGAAGGAAGAGAGTCAATT
- the gatB gene encoding Asp-tRNA(Asn)/Glu-tRNA(Gln) amidotransferase subunit GatB, whose translation MSELTFTPVIGIEIHIRLKSDTKIFCNCSTNTDVPPNTHICPICMGLPGSLPHLNHRVVEQGMLAGMALNCTVQPKSLFFRKSYFYPDLPKGHQISQCDLPIVANGYIEVHDANGNLKKIRVNHLHLEEDVGSLHHSASDGRLEGADTSYVDYNRSGMPLAEIVSEPDVSSASEAVEYVTTLRRRVIYSGASEVELEKGMMRFDANVSMKCSDGRWGRKVEVKNMNSFKALERAIEFEIKRQKKLMLAGEEVKQETRHWNDAKGVTTASRVKEFYRKFIVEPDLPPLFINQEWIDRVSARMPEMPDVKANRYVKDFNLPREVADVLTDDKNLAEYFESCVKSGANPVRAAHWVRTEVLRVMNEKQLKISDFMIKPEVLAGLVAKVDDGKLSTTQGKEVFDYMCENNCGINEAVNKLGITEGGVAGNALNEIIKNVINANPDVLEEIKSGRDKKGKKLKFLQGLVMKETKGQAKPQEVAEAIAEAVK comes from the coding sequence ATGTCTGAATTAACATTTACGCCCGTAATCGGCATAGAGATTCATATTAGACTCAAGAGCGACACAAAGATTTTCTGCAACTGTTCAACAAATACAGATGTCCCGCCTAACACGCACATTTGCCCGATTTGTATGGGTCTGCCTGGTTCATTGCCTCATTTGAATCACAGAGTCGTCGAACAAGGAATGCTCGCGGGAATGGCCTTAAATTGTACAGTGCAGCCGAAATCTTTATTTTTCCGGAAATCCTATTTTTATCCCGACTTACCAAAGGGACATCAAATCAGCCAGTGCGATTTACCCATCGTAGCAAACGGTTATATTGAAGTTCACGACGCAAACGGGAATCTCAAGAAAATCCGCGTTAATCATCTGCATTTAGAAGAGGACGTTGGGAGCCTTCATCACAGCGCGTCAGACGGAAGACTTGAAGGTGCTGATACTTCATATGTAGATTATAACCGTTCAGGAATGCCCCTCGCCGAAATTGTTTCAGAGCCGGACGTTTCATCAGCAAGTGAAGCAGTAGAATACGTTACAACATTGAGAAGGCGCGTAATTTATTCGGGTGCGTCAGAGGTTGAGCTCGAAAAAGGTATGATGAGATTTGACGCAAATGTTTCAATGAAATGTTCCGACGGCCGCTGGGGTCGCAAAGTTGAAGTAAAGAATATGAACTCATTTAAGGCACTCGAACGCGCAATAGAATTTGAGATCAAGCGTCAGAAAAAATTAATGCTCGCCGGTGAAGAAGTCAAGCAGGAGACCCGCCACTGGAACGACGCAAAAGGAGTTACAACAGCGTCAAGAGTAAAAGAATTTTACCGCAAATTTATCGTTGAGCCTGATTTACCGCCGTTATTTATTAATCAAGAGTGGATCGACAGAGTCTCGGCGAGAATGCCGGAAATGCCCGACGTTAAAGCAAATCGTTACGTGAAAGATTTTAATTTGCCGCGTGAAGTTGCTGATGTCTTGACCGATGATAAAAATTTAGCTGAATATTTCGAGTCATGCGTAAAGTCAGGAGCTAATCCCGTTAGAGCAGCTCACTGGGTAAGGACTGAAGTTTTGCGCGTAATGAACGAGAAGCAGCTAAAAATTTCTGATTTCATGATTAAACCTGAAGTTCTCGCGGGACTCGTCGCAAAGGTCGATGACGGCAAATTATCAACGACTCAGGGCAAAGAAGTATTTGATTATATGTGCGAAAATAATTGCGGCATTAACGAAGCTGTTAATAAACTCGGCATTACTGAAGGCGGAGTCGCAGGCAATGCATTAAACGAGATAATCAAGAACGTAATAAATGCAAATCCTGATGTCCTCGAAGAAATTAAATCAGGCCGCGACAAGAAGGGCAAGAAACTAAAATTTTTGCAGGGTCTCGTCATGAAGGAAACAAAGGGACAGGCCAAGCCTCAAGAAGTCGCAGAAGCAATCGCCGAAGCAGTGAAATAA